A genomic stretch from Tenrec ecaudatus isolate mTenEca1 chromosome X, mTenEca1.hap1, whole genome shotgun sequence includes:
- the LOC142433177 gene encoding protein FAM89A-like, with translation MRGWAPPGSVGADGQGGVLSLGVYRLSLLPKSLSGLRHSFLVRLVAPGAAVRAEVQHPGQAEPQGRWGRRVRAHVWVTLTKPPNLNKKMVGLGQLDMSLLCQLYSLDESIQETKERASQPPAQTACRNWKRAYLMKKEEDYFQEKHWLRDSKEREAPRDRMLPVSPMSSDWILEAS, from the coding sequence ATGCGCGGGTGGGCACCGCCGGGGTCCGTGGGCGCGGATGGCCAGGGAGGTGTGCTGAGTCTGGGGGTCTACAGGCTGTCGCTGCTGCCCAAGAGCCTCAGCGGGCTGCGCCACTCCTTCCTTGTCCGGTTGGTGGCCCCTGGAGCGGCTGTGCGCGCAGAAGTCCAGCATCCAGGACAAGCAGAGCCGCAGGGGCGCTGGGGGCGGCGCGTGCGCGCGCACGTCTGGGTCACGCTGACCAAGCCTCCCAACTTAAACAAGAAGATGGTTGGACTGGGGCAGTTGGACATGTCCCTGCTTTGTCAACTCTACAGCCTCGATGAGTCAATTCAGGAGACAAAGGAGCGTGCcagccagcctccagcccagactGCTTGCAGGAACTGGAAAAGGGCTTATTTgatgaagaaagaggaagactattTCCAGGAGAAGCACTGGCTCCGTGACAGCAAGGAGCGGGAAGCCCCTCGGGACAGGATGCTGCCAGTCTCGCCCATGTCCAGTGACTGGATCCTGGAGGCCAGCTAG